The stretch of DNA GTTTCCAGCTCCCTTGTCTAGATACTGACAAGCGCTTTAACATTGAAGTCAAAACATTTAGATAAAAACAAATAGCTTTGCACACTCTGATCAAGGTGGAGGGGATAAAATGCACTTCCTACCACCCTTAAAATGCAATGAATCTCACATATGTGTTGATATTTAATATAGAACAAGATGCTGACGTGTAGCATAAGAAAAAGTGTAAGCTACTATATATAGCCAAAGATAAGCCATCTATTTAGCCTGAGAGCTTTAAACTAAAGACAAGTATAACGGCAACACTATTCCATTATAAGCATACGATGTGTGAATGCAAGCTTAAATGGTTTTAGATGTTTCGTAGAAAGTTATTAGATCAGGTAAAATATAAAATGGCTGTGTTTACCTATAAGTTGCAAACTCTATGCTATAACAATATTTGACAGCCACCACAAGTGCTTGCAAACAATTTCTATATGATATTACACAGAGAGCACTTACCGACTAATTGATCTTCACTAAATCCAGCCTACAGAGAAAATGGTGTTTATCAGTACATTGTATGTAATACAGTACAGCAAGAGAAagttattttcttgtttttgtaAACTAACCGCACTACTTCCAACAAAAAGAATTGTTGAAAATCCTGATCTATACTGATAAAGCATGATATTATCCAAATAGTGCCAGCAGCACTTTTGCAATAAGACTTGATAAAACAGGTAAAACCATTTACTACTATAAAACTTAATAATTCAGCTCACAATTACAGCTGTATATGTGAATAACTAGTCATATTTTTTGACAAATCAAAATTTTTGCTTACCATTTTGCGTTGGAATCTGTCTTTGAATGACTGTGAAGTCTTTGGTGACAATAACAAGCAGTGAGGTTGATGTACTGCTTCTTTATGCGACTGTCGCGGATATACAACTAGCTTCAATCAAGCCGCAAACTTTCATGGTTCACTGACTGCTTATACCGTATCAATGGTGATAATAGTAATACATATCTGGATCGATCAAGCCTATTTAGAAGTTGTCTTCACTTGAAACAATTTGCAAACTTCCATAAAAATACGTTGAACTTTATAGTCCGAGATATTGCAAATTTACACAAACGTACTTCTTTACCTGCTGTCGTGTATTAGATTGACGTGGAGGAAAGGAAGCTATAAACGTTTTCTTATCGTAGTTGCCGCCGGAGAACGCAAAAAGTCATCTAATTTTATAATGTTGAGACGAGATAAAAAAGAAGAAGAGGCTGGTAAGTGGAGCAGTTTTAAATAGGGCAATTTTGGGTTATGCTATTAGTTGGCTACATCACTATATGGCTACTGAAAGACGTGTGATGAGATATTTATTTCGCCCAATAGTCTGTAATAACTGCTCAATATTGTTTATCCCGTGTTCTGTAGTTGCAGCATTGTAATATTGTAGCATTTAGTCTTTATTTGCTGCTGTGAGATGCAATATAAAGTTGGTCAACAAAAGTTATGTTGTTATTCGGCACTGGGGATCAACCGCTATTGTTGTAAAACCCCCAATAGATGCGTAACGCAGAATATCTGGACAAAGAGtcaataaatgaaaatattgcTCAAGTAAATGTTTAAGCATATGGTTATCTCACATATCTGTCCCGGCCCATGGTTATCATATTTAACTGTCTTAAAGGAGTTTGgtttataaagttatattacAGTCACTGTATATTTTTTAGGTAATCCGTATGAGAGATTGGACAAAACTGCGGTATTGCAAGAAGCCCGAAGCGTTTTCAACTCTACGCCAGTGAATGCTCGGAAATGTCAGATAATTCTTACAAAGCTTTTGTTTATTATCAGCAAAGGCGAACATCTTGGTCCTAATGAGGCAACTGATACATTTTTCGCTATGACGAAATTGTTTCAATGCAAGGATGTGAGTAAATTTAATTAATGCCTAACTATTTGTAACAATTGTTTTGTGTATACTAAGCATACTGCAGTAACCAAACAATTATTCATCAATTTTATTCGCGTCCAATGCAATCTTAAATTTTGGCAAACGCGCATAGTTAATGCAAATAAAATCTAGTGAATGGAGTGTTTGTCAGGTCACCCTAAGGCGAATGGTCTACCTGGTGATAAAAGACATGGCAGAGATTGCTGAGGATGTAATTATAGTCACATCGAGTCTTACGAAGGACATGACAGGCAAGGAGGACCAGTTCAGAGGTCCAGCTATTCGTGCCCTCTGCAAGATAACAGATGTAAGCTCCACAcgcattaattttttatttgtagagTTTGCCATCTTTTCACAGAGCTGCAGTAATTATCTGTACAATAAAGTAGTACACTTATGACCTTTATACACTAGTATATTGTCAGTACATTTGGCATcactttgttttcatttttttcattcatCGGAACATTTTGTAAGCTGGCTCTTTCCACAtgagtttattttatgttttagacTGGCATGCTGCAGAGCATTGAGAGGTATATGAAGCAGGCGATTGTCGACAAAGTACATCCTGTGGCATCGGCTGCCCTGGTTTCTTCTCTTGTGAGTTTTGCTTTCTCCGTAGAAATAGTTTGATGAATTACCTTAGCAGCTTTTTTTCTGGCTGGTTAATTGTTTTGTTGGAGTTCatctattttaatcttttttttaaaacttggcATGTTAACATGCAACATTGTTTGGCTGGACAGTATTTTTAATGTCTCATATTTGTAACTTGAGTTTTATAAATTAGATGCACAGGTGTGTCTCAGCATCAGCTATAGCCGTCTCTTTGAGTGCTTATATATTGCTGCgtttatttttagcatttgtgtAAAACTAGTATGGATGTAACGAAACGCTGGGTAAATGAGGCGCAGGAGGCGGTCAATGCCGACAATGTAATGGTGCAGTACCATGCCCTCGGCCTCTTATACCACATCAGGAAACATGACAAACTTGCTGTCACCAAACTTGTACAGAAGTTTACCAGGAGCCAGCTTAAGTCTCCCTATGCCATGTGCCTTCTGGTTAGTCACACAATACGTGTCAGACCACTTCTCAAATGTTGTTTATAATCTGCTATATACTATGCTCCTTTTAGTTGCATGCGTGAATAATTTGAGAAGTGTCTGTtgtcgtggttgatgttgaagGTTGCAATTGTCTGAGCAGCAGTTACTAGAAGTTGAATCGTACTATACTGCTctttccaaaatatttctgtgGGACAAAATTACCCAACATTTGTCTTTGTAGCTTGATAAGCCATCAGCTACTTGCATGTTACAATCTTATTTCCAGATCCGGATCGCTGCCAAACTTGTTGAAGAGGAAGATTTAGGGTAAGTTGTAAGATAGTTCATCATGTAACGCTGCCTAGTCCAGAGGTCATTCAGGTTTGCAAATCAAGTCGGGGGCAGATAATTCCCAAACCTCCACCATGCAGCCCAAAAGTAGTTAAAAAATTTACAACAGATTTCTATGGATAGATTTAAAATTGCTAAACGTAATGCATTTTATACGATGTTAAAAGGTAGCAACATTTTACAGAGAGTAACCAGTCATGCCAGATTCGGTAAAAATAATAGAACGACCATGGCTTGAGCATTTTTGGTcactttagtaaaatattgttatttctattgtaaTAAAGTGTTTATGTCAGCATGTTACTATTATGGCTGTGATTACTTATGTAATAACACAATATTATTGGTGTTActgtgtaatattatattattattagagctgcacaacgattataaaaattgatcgcgattaataactggtctgaaccagttaattttcgattaatcttagaattaatctagcaaaaatctgcatattcaaaaacaaagaatacagctacatatagattaattatactttagacaattgttagcagtagtacatgttatgtacaatgtacataagttacaatgtaataattattatgagtatgaaaactgtctatGAAAGTCTTTAATcaagtcagccaagagttgagacagcacagtttattcacattatctgaataaagagatgccctcttcctacatacaatattgccagctttagagaatagccgctcacaggggacagtagtgctggtagtcagtagtattagttattgtctgcgacagctggtgatgatttctgcgtGGTAGGATGAGAATcagttaaaatatatcttaatgatgatgtgctgtggtggtaagcagattctttctggcatatactgcacttagctttcttgtttacgcttccaccaacttacagaaatgcgctacctagggtggaagatattttctgctttcatgttccaataaagtgtcaatcttatattaatgatattctgaagctgaaatatgattgtgagttttttgaaaaatgaaaatacatgtataatttacttgagaaagtttttaaaaataaacaaaaataaactgtatgatacgtattaaataatactgaaatcacttttgttgctattacctagaaacatgttcaaacaactaacaacgaGGTCGCTTACAGCTAGATCGGCACGGCGCTtgtgcattgtattgtataaacaagtttaatgttagcgactcactgtgttttcatagttgagtgcaaaataattgtggtttaatttattggtaagaaagtgttgcttgtcataatatttatttgttagtaaattaaatggtagtaacctgctacgttagtattactaatgtatggtactaaacagtaaaaatgaaaggaaccacatcaagatcatcacctcggttgcattttaattgaagattaattggcccaactcagttaatcgtttatttgtattggtcgcgttaatcgtttaattaacgcgatcattgtgcagctctaattttTATTAATGAGCTATTCCAATTATAATGGATCAATCTATTGAAGTCTACTTGCCAAACTgagatatttattatacagtagcAGTTTTAATGTACAGTTCATGGATAGTTATGGCTGCCAGCTTATAAAACACTCTGCTGTATACATGCTCATAAATAGCTGTATAGATGTGGCCACATGGCAGAGTCTGCTCTAAGCTCGGTTTGAAGCAATGCATGCAATGTTTATTGTACTTAAATCAATGCATTTGGATTTTGATGTGTATTATAATAAGTTGCCCTTCTGCATGGCGGATTTTACATAAGTAACATAGCCCGATAGCtgtagtaaataaaatttaggGTCTGCAAAGGAATTTCCCATGAATtattaaagtacaaattttATCTCACAACCAACTCAATTCGTTGCATTCTATCGTAACAGATGGGTTTTAAGTATTTGAGTATTTAGGGCCAGGCCACTAATCGGTATGTGGAGTCCTCTGTGGAATATTTAGAACAACAATCTAACTAAAATATATTCCTTGTGATATCCTCTAGTTATTGAACTGGTCATTACTGGCTATTATTACTATCTGAACTGTATAGCTTCTCTGTTTTCATGTTGAGATGACAACTTCATGCAAAATCATTCGATGTCCGTGGCACCAGCGCTGAATGAATATCTGTATTCTGTTTGTAGATGTGATGGACCTCTGTTTGACCTGATAGAGGGATGTCTCAGGCATAAAAGTGAGATAGTCATCTACGAAGCTGCACACGCCATAGTTAACATGAAGCAGACCTCTAGCAAAGAGCTTGCACCCGCTGTCAGCGTTTTACAGCTCTTCTGCAGTTCCCCCAAGCCTACCCTCAGGTATGTCTTTATTATATTCTTCTTCATTCTGAGTTTTTATATTCCTTATAATTTGTTGATTGGCTGCTAATGCTGTAATGTTTCATGTTGTAGCTTCAGGTTTTCCAAACTTAAGATTTctcaaaatacatttttaaattctttCATTCAAACTCTCTTTCTTTGAAAACTACTTTTCCAATCTGCCGTTGAATAGTTTTCGGCATGtttaatgaaatatatatatagatgctgTCAAATAAagaatctttactaaaacaggTTTGCTTGTTTTACGCTGCGCAGTAACTTTGAGAAAGTAATGCGTAGATTTAGCAGGCCTTTTGTCATTATGAAGAGTTGAAATTTCAATTACTAGGAAAGGAATTAAACCGGTTGAAACACGCAGAAGAACAGTACGCGTGAAATGATGTccctagttgctatcgttgcgatagttgatattgACTATCACGTTCAAGTTTAGgccttacgcggctctattctGTCGGTTGCTTTGTaattatagatgtcataatcctACGTTCTATTCatttgagtgttttaatcgcaatcgagttttatcgattttaatcttgaaacatcctggcaatcagatcacttcaaacatcaaaaacaatcgcaaatgataggaaaTTACCGACTTtctattaaaattgaaaaaaattggtgtaagttcatctttaacgaTTAATGACAAAGGATTGGGCTCCCGCGGCAGCTGATGAACTATATGCTTGTATATGAATACAATATTCTTGTGTTTGTACGTATGTACTCTTGTAGTTAAGGTATAGTACTCGTATATTACCCGTTCATTGAGGTAAGTTGGTACTGTGATGTTTGGTGACAATACTAGTGGTGGAATACGATTGATGGCATCAGTTTGGCGACATTTACGCAAACAATGGTACGCTCGATGTCAATGTACATACTTGTCTTGAGTAATAAGCCAGAAGTTCTACTGCCACAACCATGTAAGGTATAAGCTAGTAGGATATAGTCAATACTTGTAGGGTATAGATCTATAGCAAGTGCCAAAATGTTGAAGTATTATCAGTTTTCCTTAGTATTCAGCTCTTGCTGTGTTGGTGTCACATTGAGCTTGTGTCTCTTTGACCTACTTGGGCTGACATCGGCGCTCGAGCTTTAAAAAAGATGCCAAAAAGTTTTGAACTTTACAGACAAAAAGTACATCGTGAACATTTGCAGGTTTGCCGCCGTGAAGACACTGAACAAAGTGGCCATGAAGCATCCGGCAGCAGTCACCGCTTGTAATCTTGACCTTGAGAACCTCATTACCGACAGTAACAGAAGCATTGCAACTTTAGCTATTACTACTTTGCTGAAGGTGGGTACTCTCTGCATATGCCTTCTGATGGCTTATCTCCATGTGTCTCTGTATGACTGCCAGAGTTTCCTCTTGGTTCTGTCTAGTTTACTGTTTGTCTGTAATACCTTGTATACTCCTCCATAACTTCAGAATTCTATGAACCCCTGTGCCTGTTGTTCTATTAAAAACGCTCTATTAGAGAGCTATACGTAGCTCCTTGATCTCAAGTAATTCTGtgatataatacatgtatgtagtttttatggtttataaTATCTCTGTTTCACTCTACGAACCTCAGTAATGTTTTCAGCCTCTGTGTTCACTCAACGATCCTTCATGTATCTTTTTAGCTAGCTATACAGAGGTGttcaataataatataagttGTCATGTGACCGTCACTCACTACCTGTGCAACAGAGTTGATGTTATGTGTATAAGAGGGTGTGGTATAGCCCGAGTATTATTTAGATCTATCACTTGTTTTCAGACTGGCTCGGAAAGCAGTGTGGACCGGCTGATGAAACAGATAGCGTCTTTCATGTCGGAGATATCAGACGAGTTCAAGATTGTCGTGGTTGAGGCCATCAGGTACGGTCCCAACATTTGTAAAGGAAATATAGCCTTAGTACAGggttgaaaaattatttttatattatagctGGTAGAACGCATCAACCCTTTCTATAAATATACTTGTCTTCATTTTATTAACTTATCGATGGAAGCTGTCTCATTGATGTGATgaaaaagtattattattgtccCTGCTGTCTCATGTAGAGCCCTTTGTCAGAAGTACCCAAGGAAACATGGCGTTATGATGCAGTTTCTTTCTTCGATGCTGCGAGAGGAGGGAGGGTTTGAGTACAAGAAAGCCATTGTAAACACGATTATAACCATCATTGATGAAAATGGAGATGGCAAGGAAGCCGGGCTAAGTCATCTCTGTGAATTCATTGAGGACTGCGAACACACGGTATGAGACACGCATTTGTCTATTCACCCAGTAACATATCTCACGGATAAACTTGTTGATGCGAGTGCTGATATATTTAGTGAAGTTGTTGACGCGAGTGCTGACAACAGTGAAGTTGTTGATGGGAGAGCTGACAACAACAGTGAAGTTGTTGATGTGAGTGCTGACAACAGTGAAGTTGTTGATGCGAGTGCTGACAACAGTGAAGTTGTTGATGCGAGTGCTGACAACAACAGTGAAGTTGTTGATGCGAGTGCTGACAACAGTGAAGTTGTTGATGCGAGTGCTGACAACAACAGTGAAGTTGTTGATGTGAGTGCTGACAACAGTGAAATTGCTCACGGAATGTTTCATCTTGTTAGCTTTGGTTGCCTCAGACAGCTCTCTCAACTGTTGTCATCTGGCTGATCACTGATATGTAGCAATGAAGGTGAGTCTAAGATTAGGAATGTGTTGATCATATTGTTTTGCTTTTCTTTGTCACGTAGGTAGGTTAGTAGCTGCGGTATGTTTGTCTGTTTATCTTCTCCAGTTTCTAAATTAACAGAAAGGTAATCTTTAATGTAGGTAATTATTCATATTTAACCGGCAGAagtaattataaaaacaaatgcCAAAGAATGTCTCTTGTTATTTTGGAAATTGTCTTATTTGTCTGAGATTCTTGTTGTCCCGTGACTTGCATTTCTATAAGTTTTTCTGCCCTTGCCCTTGAGGGCGTCTCATTAGAAGTATTGTAGACCCAAATATTTGTTGTCTGCTTTGATACAATAAGCTTTATTATAAATGACAGGCGGTTTTTGTTTGTTCTCTATTTTACCTAGAGCCTAATGTTACAGGTTTTAGCCACGAGAATTCTACACTTATTGGGACGGGAGGGTCCTCGGACCCCTCAACCTAGCAAATACATCCGATTCATTTACAATCGTGTGATTCTGGAGAGTGCAGCTGTGAGAGCTGCTGCTGTGACAGCACTGGCTAAGTTCGGAGCTCATTGCGAAGAGCTGTTGGACAGCATTATTGTTTTGTTGGAGAGGTCAGTGTATAACATCTTTATCCCTGTCCTCTGCTCTTTGGGAATTATACCCTTAGGAATGGCGATCGCTGGATGTTGCGCTGCTACTTTCCAAGTCGCAGAGTTTGTCCAAAGGTCTTTTATATGAATGTTGTTACAAATATTTCCAGCATTTGGTCTATACAGAATGCCATCCAGGTGGTGATCTGAACAGTTACCCTATTGTCATAGTTCATGTATTGAGAGTGAGAGGATGGTAGAGTTATAAATTACTAAggaaataaaatcaatatttttgttaatatagTTTTTGGCTGATACCAATTTATATGAAATGTGTAATAACATTCAGTAGTGCAATTTTCAATggtttcaaattttaattttacttttcatTTTAATGGTTTAAAATCGAAACTACAACACAGGAAGAATAATGGTCGAACTGATGGCAATAAAGTGAATGGATAATAAATGGCCGTTATCTTGCTTGCTGTTCAACTCTCACAATGTGTGAACTGTTTAGGACACCTGACGGGCTAATAGATCTACATTTTAGTTTCGTTTTGCTATTACTGAaagtttcaataaaatattCCCTTCTCTAATGTTCAAAAGCTTATTTTGGACAAAATATATTAGTTATAATGCATGTTTCACTCTGCCTTTGTTCAAGCTTCCTTTTGGTAGGTTATATTGAGCAGCTGATAACCCTGATGATGTACTGTGATAGGCATGTTGTAGTCATACCATTGTGTTTGATTTCATAGGTGCTGCATGGACACAGATGATGAGGTGAGGGACAGGGCCACCCTTTACCTAACCATACTTCAGCAGAGACAGACTGCTCTCAACTCCCATTTCATCCTCAATGGTCAGTCTCTATGTCAGGCACCTTGAGCTTGCAAGCCGCAGCACCGCCTGTTGTGATATCAATTTTTCTTTTCTAATATTATTTCGAAGATGTGTGATCGATGTATATCATACTGCCACGGTGCCATTGTAAATGGAGCATTATCTCTTTGTGTTGTATTCCTAAAGTTCTCATTCTAGCCTTTTGTTGCAGGTCTTCAGGTGTCGATAGTCGGTCTCGAGAGGGCTCTGCACAACTACTCGACCAATCTCGCTCCATCGGCGCCATTTGACATGAAGACTGTGCCAATAGACACACAGCCCATGGCTGAGCAGCGGTCATCCGGCATGGGCATGGGTCTCAGCGCCACTGGGGAGCCTCGTGCTGACGCTAAGAAGGTTGGTTCTGCCTCTTCACATCTCTCAGCTCTATTAGACTGCAGCTCTGAGCGTGACTTAATGTTATTTCTTTTAACCTTTAATCGCTAgctaaatatgtttataataataataacagtagtactATAATAGGAAGGTTGCAACCAGGAAGTcatctcaaagtatgttttcatatatttgtacatttatttacaatttaACAGAAAATATTTCTTGCTGTACTAAGTATAAGCTGTTGTCTTGGTAGACACCGCCAAAGGTTTCTCTGACCCGattttgttttatatagttTTGATAGCGAAATTTCATTCTAGTGAGTATTGTGTAGTCGAATCTCTAGCTAGGTCTGTTTGATGTACAGGTTGCTAGTACTCAGATGTATATGTTTGTATACTTCATGTACATGTTGCTAGTACTCAGGATGTATATGTTTGTATACTTCATGTACATGTTGCTAGCACTCAAGATGTGTATGTTTGTATACTTCATGTACATGTTGCTAGTACTCAAGATGTATATGTTTGTATACTTCATGTTCATGTTGCTAGTACTCAAGATGTGTATGTTTGTATACTTCATGTACATGTTGCTAGTACTCAGATGTATATGTTTGTATACTTCATGTACATGTTGCTAGTACTCAGATGTATATGTTTGTATACTTCATGTACATGTTGCTAGTACTCAGATGTATATGTTTGTatgcttcatgtacatgttGCTAGTACTCAAGATGTGTATGTTTGTATACTTCATGTACATGTTGTTAGTACTCAAGatgtgtatgtttgtatatttCATGTACATGTTGCTAGTACTCAAGATGTGTATGTTTGTATACTTCATGTACATGTTGTTAGTACTCAAGATGTGTATGTTTGTATACTTCATGTACATGTTGCTAGTACTCAAGATGTGTATGTTTGTATACTTCATGTACATGTTGCTAGTACTCAAGATGTGTATGTTTGTATACTTCATGTACATGTTGCTAGTACTCAAGATGTGTATGTTTGTATACTTCATGTACAGGTTGCTAGTACTCAGATGTATATGTTTGTATACTTCATGTACATGTTGCTAGTACTCAGATGTATATGTTTGTATACTTCATGTACATGTTGCTAGTACTCAGATGTATATGTTTGTATACTTCATGTACATGTTGCTAGTACTCAGATGTATATGTTTGTATACTTCATGTACATGTTGCTAGTACTCAGATGTATATGTTTGTatgcttcatgtacatgttGCTAGTACTCAAGATGTGTATGTTTGTATACTTCATGTACATGTTGCTAGTACTCAAGATGTGTATGTTTGTATACTTCATGTACATGTTGCTAGTACTCAAGATGTGTATGTTTGTATACTTCATGTACATGTTGCTAGTACTCAAGATGTGTATGTTTGTATACTTCATGTACATGTTGCTAGTACTCAAGATGTGTATGTTTGTATACTTCATGTACATGTTGCTAGTACTCAAGATGTGTATGTTTTTATACTTCATGTACATGTTGCTAGTACTCAAGATGTGTATGTTTGTATACTTCATGTACATGTTGCTAGTACTCAAGATGTGTATGTTTGTATACTTCATGTACATGTTGCTAGTACTCAAGATGTGTATGTTTGTATACTTCATGTACATGTTGCTAGTACTCAAgatgtgtatgtttgtatgtttgaTGTACAGGTTGCTAGCACTCAAgatgtgtatgtttgtatgtttgaTGTACAGGTTGCTAGCACTCAAGTTGTGTATGTTTGATGTACTGGTTGCTAACACTCAAGATGTGTATGTTTCATGTACATGTTGCTAGTACTCAAGATgtgtatgtttgtttgtttgctgtACAGGTTGCTAACACCCAAGATGTGTATGCCGAGCAGCTCGCCGCTGTACCACAGATTGCTAAGCTTGGCACAGTCTTCAAGTCCGCGCAGGCTGTTGAACTCACTGAGAGTGAAACGGAGTATGTGGTTAGATGCGTCAAGCATGTATTCCCTAATCACCTTGTCTTTCAGGTATGAAAAAGTATTCCTTATTCCTCTCTGTGTGTAGTAAAGATACAAGTAGGTATTCCTTATTCCTCTCTGTGTGTAGTAAAGATACAAGTAGGTATTCCTTATTCCTCTCTGTGTGTAGTAAGGATACTAGTAGGTATTCCTTATTCCTCTCTGTGTGTAGTAAAGATACAAGTAGGTATTCCTTATTCCTCTCTGTGTGTAGTAAAGATACAAGTAGGTATTCCTTATTCCTCTCTTGTGTGTAGTAGAGATAAAAGTAGGTATTCCTTATTCCTCTCTGTGTGTAGTAAAGATAAAAGTAGGTATTCCTTATTCCTCTCTGTGTGTAGTAAGGATATAAGTAGTGataatggaaacagcaaaaGATCAGTATGCTGTGCTGCAAATTTTTGACTAGTTTAAACTCTGAGACTCGATGTACGAGTTGACAACTCTCAATACTGATTACCTGCTGTTTGGTTTAGAGAGgaaaattttatgaattttcCATTTTCTCAGGGCAGCTGGTTCCCCAATCACTTGGCTATTGgattattaatacagtaattaccttgagatatgagcttgATGCATTGCAGAACCGAGCCCATATGTCAATTTTCTCGATCTCAAAattttttgctatataaaataactatgcgttaaatacaaattactcCGTTCCCATCCTCTGAAAAAACAcctaaacaggatattacaatggaaaaacaCGTTTATAATTGATCTAATTCACCACCTATGcttacaataattataaatCCCTATCTAATGATCTGATCTGCAAAAACTGACATATGACAGTGAGACAGACGGTAGTTGCAACACGTTCGTTACGCTATACTTTTGTGACactgtgtaatataatatagcaaACTTTACATTTGACTAAAATGAACCTAGCCTAGGTCTACTATACGCACacttaaaaattagttttaatagTACATCACCTTAAACTTATTTCTT from Watersipora subatra chromosome 2, tzWatSuba1.1, whole genome shotgun sequence encodes:
- the LOC137388741 gene encoding coatomer subunit gamma-2-like, coding for MLRRDKKEEEAGNPYERLDKTAVLQEARSVFNSTPVNARKCQIILTKLLFIISKGEHLGPNEATDTFFAMTKLFQCKDVTLRRMVYLVIKDMAEIAEDVIIVTSSLTKDMTGKEDQFRGPAIRALCKITDTGMLQSIERYMKQAIVDKVHPVASAALVSSLHLCKTSMDVTKRWVNEAQEAVNADNVMVQYHALGLLYHIRKHDKLAVTKLVQKFTRSQLKSPYAMCLLIRIAAKLVEEEDLGCDGPLFDLIEGCLRHKSEIVIYEAAHAIVNMKQTSSKELAPAVSVLQLFCSSPKPTLRFAAVKTLNKVAMKHPAAVTACNLDLENLITDSNRSIATLAITTLLKTGSESSVDRLMKQIASFMSEISDEFKIVVVEAIRALCQKYPRKHGVMMQFLSSMLREEGGFEYKKAIVNTIITIIDENGDGKEAGLSHLCEFIEDCEHTVLATRILHLLGREGPRTPQPSKYIRFIYNRVILESAAVRAAAVTALAKFGAHCEELLDSIIVLLERCCMDTDDEVRDRATLYLTILQQRQTALNSHFILNGLQVSIVGLERALHNYSTNLAPSAPFDMKTVPIDTQPMAEQRSSGMGMGLSATGEPRADAKKVANTQDVYAEQLAAVPQIAKLGTVFKSAQAVELTESETEYVVRCVKHVFPNHLVFQFDCTNTLNDQVLENVSVQMESAEGYTVVSTVEADRLGYNTPGITYTIVELPPDGAVSGTFTCLLKYLVKDCDPSTGETDDEGYDDEYALEDVDVAVADYMQRVSLANFGAAWEELGPEHELEDTFSLSHMTYLEEAVKEIVKFLGMAPCERSDKVTDGKSSHQLLLAGVFTGGHKTLVRAKLALSDGVTMQLTVRSTDANTSEIVVSAIG